DNA from Tripterygium wilfordii isolate XIE 37 chromosome 15, ASM1340144v1, whole genome shotgun sequence:
AGGAgatataaagtaaaaaaaagttgtttaaAAAGAAGTTTAGGCTGTTTTAAAATTGAAACTAGTCATGATACCTTATAATACTAACAAAAAGAACAGCTCGCCTTTTCTGATATAATAGCTTTCTTTACTTACTGACACCCAAAAttggaaaataattttcttgGGGGACTCATTTCCTTAGTGGTGCTGAGGTGGCGCCAGGTTAGGtttgtactccattttcatTGGTACTTGAGGAATTGGTGCTGCTGAAGCCTGCACTTGAGGAATTGCGCATTTTTGGATAAAGTttaggatgatgatgatgatgattggaagTAAGATGGTAGAAACATTAGTGCTTGTATGCATTTGAGCCTCAAATTACAAAGATCTTGTTTTGAGTTTCTTGTAGAAGAGCTGAGCTACTCAGCTACATCTTAGAAACTCTGTTTTACCAACATAATCCTTTAAATTAAAACAAGTTCTAGCAAATGTTGAAACAAAATTTGATCCTGTATTTTGATTCCATTTTGCCCTTAATTACCCTTGGCCATCGCATTACGAAACGGCTATGTGCTAGACCTCACGAGAAAAACACTATTTGGTatcttttttgagaaattgaataGGTTCCTTCTAAAATTAGTTGTTTTGTACTTTTGTTGGATCTTGCTGTCATCTTATGTTATATTTGTCTGTCATACACTCTGTTTGCATTTACCTGTATCATGTGGAAGACATTTGTCATACAATGATTGTACTAAGTACATAGATGCTcaactcttaaaagtttaaaagaATAGCTACAATTGATTACTTTGTCGTATTGCGCATTTATGGATTTCAAATCTTGAAAATGTATGAAAGTCTATTGGTTTCACATTCTCTCTTTCTGACCACTAGATGGATTAAGCCTTGTTCGGATGCACGCTTCCTTAAGTTGAAAACTTGTGCGAGAGATGAGAAAGCATCGTTTTAGTGAGTCTATAAAGTCCTTCTTTGGCAGTCACATTGACCCAGAAAAAGATGAAGAGCTACGAGGAACTAAACAAGGTGATATTTTCTATCATTGATGCCTTTGATATTGTGATATTGTCTGGCTGTTGTGAAATGGCATCATGATAGGGATAAAATGTTATGTTTCACTTCCGTCTTTTGTATATGAAGATACCGGCCTTCCCTTGCATGTTTAATTGTGGCTTTTACTGATTAAGAAGGTTTTCTGTTTATTGCAGAAATTGAGGACAAAGTAAAAAGGATCAGGAAGCTGGTCAATGAAGatcatggagaagaagatggcGTATCTGTTGAAAACTCTAGAAAAGAATCACTTGCAGATCTGATTGATGATTTCTATGAACATTACCAATCACTTTATGCTCATTATGATCATTTAACTGGAGAGCTGAGAAAAAAAGTCCATGACAAGCAAGACAAGGAGTCTTCTTCTTCCAGCTCTGACTCAGACTCAGATAAATCCTCCAAGCATAAAGGtgataaaaatggaaaaatggAGGGTGAGTTTCGAAAAATGATGGATGAACTGAAGCTAGAACTCGAAGCAGCAAAATCAGAAGTTACTGACCTGAAGAGGGAATTGATAGTTACACGTGAAGAAAAGGAAGCTCTAGACTTGGAATATCAAACAGCTTTGAGCAGGATAAAAGAAGCGGACGAAGCTAACAGAGACATGATGCTTGAAGCTGACCGGTTAACTGTTGAAAAATCTGAACTCTTGGCTGAGAAGGAAAAGCTGGATCAAGATTTGTATATTGCCGGTAAGATAGAAGCTGAACAGAGTCAAAGATTAGAAAATATCGACGCAGAGAGACATAACTTACTTGTGGAGAAAGAGACTGCTATGAGAAGGATTGAAGAGGGAGAAAAAATTACAGAGGACTTGAAAACCACTGTTGATAGGCTGGAAGCTGAAAAGGCAACACTTGGGCAGGAGCTAGAAACTCTAAAGGTAGAAATTTCTGGTACGAAGCAGCAACTGGTATCTGCAGATCAACAAATCTCTAATTTAAGCCACAATTTGAAAGCTACTGAGGAAGAAAACGAAATTCTGACCTTGAAAGTTGCAGAAATTTCCAAGGAGATTCAGCAGGCACAGAACTCAGTACAAGAACTTTTGGCTGAATGTAGTCAATTAAAAGACAAGTTGGGTGAGAGAGAACAAGAACTTTTGACGCTCAAAGAGATGCATGAAATGCATGGTCATGAATCATCAGCTCGAATAAAGGAGCTGGAAGGGGAGATTCAGCTGGCACGGAGCTCAGCTCAAGAACTTTTGACTGAATCTAGTCAATTAAAAGACAAGTTGGGTGAAAGAGAATGGGAACTTTTGACGCTCAAAGAGATGCATGAAATGCACGGTCATGAATCATCAGCTCGAATAAAGGATCTGGAGGGGGAGATTCAGCTGGCACAGAGCTCAGCACAAGAACTTTTGGCTGACTCTACTCAATTAAAAGACAAGTTGGGTGAGAGAGAAGGGGAACTTTTGATGCTCAAAGAGATGCATGAAATGCATGGTGATGCATCATTAGCTCGAATAAAGGAACTGGAGGCTCAAGTGTCCAGCCAAGAACTGGAGGTGGAATCATTGCAAGCCCAGATTAAAGATATGGAACTGCAGATTGAGAGCAAGGCAACTGAAGTGCAACaattaagagaagaaaatatcaGATTTCTGTCCCAAGTTTCAGACTTTGAAAAGATGGCAAAACatagagaaaatgaaatttCTGCTCTCATCAGGAGACTGGAGGATAACGAGAATGAATCAGTGTCTAGAACAGAGAATTTGACTGCACAGATCAACAGTCTACTTGCAGACATGGATTCTTTACGTGCCCACAGGGCAGAGTTGGAGGTGCGGATTTTATTTGAAAGCGGTGAAGCATCAACTCAAGTCAAGGGGTTAGTCGATCAGGTCAACATGTTGCAGCAGGAATTGGAGTCCCTAAATAGCCAGAAAGCTGAACTGGAAATGCAACTTGAGAAAAAAACTCAGGAAATTACAGAGCAACTGATTCAAGTGGAAAATATGAAGGAGCAGATACTTGGCATGACTAATGATCAACATAGACTGCATGAAGAGAAAGAAAGTTTGACAGAGCAAATAAATCACCTACAGCGGGAGGTAAACTCTCTATGCATCCAGAAAAGTGAGCTTGAAGAGCATATAAAGACTTCAATTCTAGAGAACACTCAGTTAAGAGAGGAAAAGGTGGGGTTAGAGGGAAACAATTCAGAATTACAAGAAATGTTGAAAGAGAGAGTGGCTGAGCTTGCTGCTCTCCAAGAAAAGCACGTGAATGGAGAGAATGAAGCTTCTGCTCAAATAATTTCCTTAACAACTCAGGTTAACAATTTTCAGCAGGAGTTGGATTTGTTGCAGAAGCAGAAAACCGAGATGGAGTCTCTGattgaaagagagaaacaacAATCTTTAGAAACCCTGACCCAACTGGAGAACCAGAAAACTGAGTTGATGAACCAGATCGCTGACTTTActcaattaaaaaataagttGGTTGAGAGAGAAGGGGAACTTTTGACTCTCAAAGAGATGCATGAAATGCATGGTAATGAATCATCAGCTCGAATAAAGGAACTGGAGGCTCAAGTGGGCAGCCAAGAATTGGAAGTGGAATCATTGCAAGCCCAGATTAAAGATATGGAACTGCAGATTGAGAGCAAGGCAAGTGAAGCACAACAATTAAGAGAGGAGTTGGATTTGTTGCAGAAGCAGAAAACCGAGATGGAGTCTCTGATTGAAAGAGAGAGGCAAGAATCTTCAGAAATCCTGACTCAACTGGAGAACCAGAAAACTGAGTTGATGAGCCAGATCGCTGACTCTACTCAATTAAGAAATAAGTTGGTTGAGAGAGAAGGGGAACTTTTGACTTTCAAGGAGATGCATGAAATGCATGGTAATGAATCATCAGCTCGAATAAAGGAACTGGAGGCTCAAGTGGCCAGCCAAGAACTGGAGGTGGAATCATTGCAAGCCCAGATTAAAGATATGGAACTGCAGATTGAGAGCAAGGCAACTGGAGCACAACAATTAAGAGAGGAGTTGGATTTGTTGCAGAAGCAGAAAACCGAGATGGAGTCTCTGATTGAAAGTGAGAGGCAAGAATCTTCAGAAATCCTGACCCAACTGGAGAACCATAAAACTGAGTTGATGAGCCAGATCGCTGACTCTACTCAATTAAGAAATAAGTTGGTTGAGAGAGAAGGAGAACTTTCGACTCTCAAAGAGATGCATGAAATGCATGGTAATGAATCATCAGCTCGAATAAAGGAACTGGAGGCTCAAGTGGCCAGCCAAGAACTGGAGGTGGAATCATTGCAAGCCCAGATTAAAGATATGGAACTTCAGATTGAGAGCAAGGCAACTGGAGCACAACAATTAAGAGAGGAGTTGGCTTTGTTGCAGAAGCAGAAAACCGAGATGGAGTCTCTGATTGAAAGTGAGAGGCAAGAATCTTCAGAAATCCTGACCCAACTGGAGAACCAGAAAACTGAGTTGATGAGCCAGATTGCTGACTCTACTCAATTTAAAAATAAGTTGGTTGAGAGAGAAGGGGAACTTTTGACTCTCAAAGAGATGCATGAAATGCATGGTAATGAATCATCAGCTCGAATAAAGGAACTGGAGGCTCAAGTGGCCAGCCAAGAACTGGAGGTGGAATCATTGCAAGCCCAGATTAAAGATATGGAATTGCAGATTGAGGGCAAGGCAACTGAAGCGCAACAATTAAGAGAGGAGTTGGATTTGTTGCAGAAGCAGAAAACCGAGATGGAGTCTCTGATTGAAAGAGAGAGGCAAGAATCTTCAGAAATCCTGACCCAACTGGAGAACCAGAAAACTGAGTTGATGAGCCAGATTGCTGACTCTACTCAATTTAAAAATAAGTTGGTTGAGAGGGAAGGGGAACTTTTGACTCTCAAAGAGATGCATGAAATGCATGGTAATGAATCATCAGCTCGAATAAAGGAACTGGAGGCTCAAGTGGTCAGCCAAGAACTGGAGGTGGAATCATTGCAAGCCCGGAATAAAAATATGGAACTGCAGATTGAGGGCAAGGCAACTGAAGCACAACAATTAAGAGAGGAGTTGGATTTGTTGCAGAAGCAGAAAACCGAGATGGAGTCTCTGATTGAAAGAGAGAGGCAAGAATCTTCAGAAATCCTGACCCAACTGGAGAACCAGAAAACTGAGTTGATGAGCCAGATTGCTGACTCTACTCAATTTAAAAATAAGTTGGTTGAGAGAGAAGGAGAACTTTTGACTCTCAAAGAGATGCATGAAATGCATGGTAATGAATCATCAGCTCGAATAAAGGAACTGGAGGCTCAAGTGGTCAGCCAAGAACTGGAGGTGGAATCATTGCAAGCCCGGAATAAAGATATGGAACTGCAGATTGAGGGCAAGGCAACTGAAGTGCAACAATTAAGAGAGGAGTTGGATTTGTTGCAGAAGCAGAAAACCGAGTTGGGGTCTCTGATTGAAAGAGAGAGACAAGAATATTCAGAAACCCTGACCCAACTGGAGAACCAGAAAACTGTGTTGATGAGCCAGATTGCTGATAAGCAAAGAATGCTGGAAGAACAAGAAGACGCATCCAAAAAATTAACTGAAGAGTACAAGCAAGTCAATGGTTGGTTTCAGGAGTACAAGTTAAACCTGGAAGTAGCCCAAAAGAAGATTGGAGAAATGGCTGAAGAGTTCCGAAGGAAGATTGAGGCCAAAATTCAAAAGGTTGCTGAATTGGAAGAAATCATAGAAGAATTGAGGAGAGATGTAGAAGTAAAAGGTGATGAACTCAACACCTTGGTCGACTATGTCCGCACACTTGAAGTTAAGCTCCGTCTGTCGAACCAAAAGCTGCGAGTCACAGAACAGTTACTAACTGAGAAGGAAGAGAGCTTCAGAGACAATGAGGCAAAGTTCCTAGAAGAACagaaaattcttgaagaaaGGATTACTTCATTGGCTCAATCACTTGCTGCCAACAGTGAAGCTTATGACAAGATGATCACAGATGTATCCGGCAAAGTAAAGAACACAATGGCTGGAGCAGATATCGTGATCCACAAGTTCGAAGAAGATTTTGGAAACTACGAAAGCTGTATAGTGACAGTGTCTAAAGAGCTTCAAAGTGCAATGCATTGGGTCAGGGAGACAAATAATGAAAGAGAGCAACTGAAAACAGAGATAAGTAGTTTGTGCATGGAGCTGAAAGACAAGAAGGAACAGGAATCAATGTTCAGAGAAAGGGTTGGGGAATTAGAAATGAAGGCAAGAAAGGTGGAAGGGGAAAAGGAAATTTTGATTAAAACTGTTCAGCAGCTAGAGATGAAGGTTGAAGTGTTGCAGAAGATAACAAAAGAGAAGGATGAGGGTATATCAGGACTTGGGGAAGAGAAAAGGGAGGCTATAAGGCAGTTGTGCTTGTGGATTGATTATCACCGGAGTCGTAATGATTATCTCAGAGAAGTACTTTCAAAGATTCCAGTCAGAGGCCGAAGGACAACTTGAAGTGGGTGTAATTGATGCATATGGTGGGTTCTCTCCTTTTTGATTTTGCATTAGACTATTTTTCATTGGTTCATTTTTTCAGTCTTCATGGGGTGGTTGATAAAAATATTGTAGGCCATTATTGAACAGCAAAGCCTGCATATGTAtatgatataatatatatatcatgaggCGTGTTTGCATCTTATTCATTAATTTCGAGTTCCTATTTTGTGCATTTCCCTTTCCGACCACCCAAAGGGACGGTGGTCGTGAGATTAAAGCATGATCATTGTAGCCGTACTTTTGTTCATGGACGAACAAGGGAGGATTGATAGGAATCAAAAACACATACACATTGATAATCTAATCACATTTATTTTCAACTCCACGGACgcccttccccttccccttgTCTCTGGCTGCCTAGGTATCCACTGTATACCCGTACGGAAACAAGAGCGtaaattcaattaaaaaaaaccagTCATCACATATAACACTGGACACTGGGTGGATTGTGGAATGAAATGTATGAATTCGTTTAATACTATTACAATGCAGAAGTATTACTCCCGACTTACTTATTGGAATAGCAAATGAGAATAAATAATCTAAAGACTAAGATGAGTTGCAACAGACAGGTGGATACAAGTTGCAAGGGATAATCAACAAGGGGATAAATCGGACTTCAAAATGATATCCTGCCAGAGCTGCCAGAAATCTCTGGCAATTTACCTTCAAATGGTTTATTCTGACGGGCAAAATTTGCAGAAGTGGCCAATCGGCAGAAGAACTCGTATAACTTCAGTCAGATATCCTCATCTCGACTCCAAGAATGTCCTTCACTAACTCATAAGTCACGAATGCAATTGCTATGGATGGTACCACCTAAGAAATAGCAGACATCGTTATAATGGTCTGGTAGAACTTCCtcaataatttaaataaaatgcATCAATTGTCATTTTCTACAAATATGTTTCAATTTACAAATGATTTAAGAATTTCTTCAGATCTATTAgatgaattttaaatggattttagtGTCCAACAAACATACAACCTGTAATCCCGAATTTTCCTGCGAGAGAGATACTGTCATCCTAAGGCTTGAGATGAGAGTGTGGGACAGGTGAAGTTACCTTGACTGAGTTGGGGACTAAGCCTTTGTACAATGCTCCAAAACCCTCATGCTTGACTGTTTTCCTGAATGCATCGACCATACCGTTATATTCAATGGGTGCTCTGGTCTTACCGTCACCAGTAACAATGGAAGCAGCATCCTTCCAGCCCACCATTTGCATTCTTCGTCGTATAACATCAAGAGGGTAAGCAACCGTCTGGCCGAGGGTTCCAGCAGCAGCCCCACATGCAAGCCTCGTTGTCACGCTCAATTCGTTGTTCTCAGCTAATCCAAATGGTTTGGTTTTAATCAACCAGGCTTTCAGAGATTCATAGACAGCGAAGTTGAGACCAACATATGGCACCTATAAACAGCATAACATAATATAGCCCTCTGGGTAAGAAATGATGGAGCACATTTACTGAGCAATAATGTTTGTTTTCTCCTAGGCTGGATATGCCTGCTAATCAATGGTTTTCCTTAGAATTCTGCTTTCTGCTCACTGAACATGAATCATTACATTACTTCCAAACCAAATATACAATGGAGAAGAAATGCATATTTGGAAGTTTATAGCTTAGAACTTCAGTCAACAAAAAAATTACTTACAACTCCTATGACAGAAGGCAGCCAGCCTCTGTACAATGCCCGAGGGCCTTCTTCACGCAGGACTGTCGAAAGAGCGTGGAAGATTCCTCTATATTGGCTGGGAGACTTCTCTGTCTGCAAAAACATAACTTAGCAAAGCCAAAGACAGTCATCAAAATATACAGATAGAAACATAACTCCACAAGCCACAGAGAGCACATTCGGGGTCACATGACATGGACTAAATCTTATCGAGCAAAACTATGAATATTACCTGGACTGTCAGCCGACCTCGAACCATGTCCATTGGATAAGTTGAGGACATGGCAATAATTCCGGCACATGCACCAGCTCCAAGGCGTAAAAGAGGAGTAAGCTCAGCCTCTTCTGCACGAGGTTGTGAAAAGAAAACATCTATCTTTAACAATTATTTCTGAGCAAACTATCATTAATTATAATAACCACAACTAACACCAACTCTATTGAATAAGATCCTCAACACAGCAAATAAATGGTAAACAAAAGGAGGGATGGTCAAACCATTTCCAGTTTGTTGCCGATGAAGCCATAAAATGCCCCTGTACCaaagaattaattaaaaaacaGAGGATATTAACTAATGGATATGGGGAAATGCAAATGATGTATATTGGCATTGCCTCTTATATAtgatattcacaaaagaaaAGGTGGATACATACCATAATGCATGGAATAAATGTAAGGGACATTTTATAAGATATTATAATTGAAGGAAATGTGGCTAACGTACTTTGAAGCTTGCTCATAACTAAAGAACTTGACTGCTGAATTCGGTACAATACGGGCACAATTAGTGCCATTGCCTTTAAACATCCCTCTAAGACCCTCAGTTTTCCAGATATATTTCAAACCCTGAATTGTTCCATTGTATCTAATGCTATGCGGATTTTGAACCTGCATATTTCAGAAAAAGTCCCATGAATATACCACAACAATAATATGCAACAAATTAGTAATAACAAgggtaaggaaaaaaaaatgagttaAAACAACACCCGTGCCCAAGACTCCCACAGTGGGTGGGGTAAAGGATAGGCAAAATGTAAGCAGaccttactcccacataatatatgaagaggctatttccaggaattgaacctgtgatttTTAGGTTGCACCACTACAACTGTACCAGTCTACCATTGGCCACATGTTCGTTTATCAACCTCACCACTTCTTTATCCAAAACCCATTGCAGTCAGCTACATGAATCGTTATCCCAATTGTGATAATAATGGCGGTAGTGGCAATGACCGCAATGAACAATCAacgaaaaaaaatgtttgagacTCCACCTACAACCATAACTAGCCCAAAATGGACCGGTTAAAAAAGGTATCCCCACAACCGGACATTCCCAATAGAGGACATGATTCTCAGCATAGCATGGCATGGCTATGTGAAGACTACGGAATGatttccaggaaaaaaaaaagagagagaaaatagagattCAAGGCATGCAGAGACTCAAAAGATTGGTAGATGCACATAAGAAGTGAAAATGGAAAACTACCTGCAGCAAAATTTTTAACCTTTCTAAGGGAGCAACAGCTGAACGTGACCTGCAACAGGAAGCATCAAAAattagttcatatatatatatatatatatatattgcatggCGACCTCAAGCATGCATATACAAACTACAGAgagaattaattaaaaaaaggcCTAGGGATGACATCAATCACAAGAGGTTAAGAGTACTTTCAACCAGTTCAAGCACATCATTTGcgttcattcaaaaaaaagcaCATCATTGCTTATGAAATTCTCGCATATATACATGCAACCATCACGCATGCTTTCTGTTTATGCTGATTCTCATACTCTTTTCCCTTCAGCAATTCCTTAGCTCTCattcataaaaattaaataaaaaaataaaaaaatctgaatTGCCAAAAAAAAGTTCAGAATCGATGTGCTAACATAGTTCTAAGTAACTTTAAAACCTTAAAATAAACCTCGTCTTTCAATCATTTCAACATAATACAACATTTTCCCCTTAGATGGCCTTCGTATGAACCTATTTATTCTATCAATTCTTGATATTAACTACTGTATTCCATAAAGACTATAAAAGCTACTGGCGCCACAAGTATTAGTGGTGGTGGCATTTTTCTGCATCAACCTCGTTTTGTAACACTAAGAAACATCAATTGATACCGTCCAACTTCATGGTGGGCTTCCAATAAACATACAGAATAAAATAGAGTAACAACTAATCGTTTCACACTGAAAATGGTAAAGTGAAAAGCATATGATAAAGTACAATATGGACGAGCAAAATTGAAGCTTAATTCGATCAAGAGAACCATCAAAAATATTAACTTACATAACAATAACAACTAAACAACGACGAGAAAGACAAAATGGAGAAGAGAAAGTACCAATTGAAGACAATTATCAACGTTAAAGAAATACATACTATATATAAGAGTTCAGTAACAGCACAAGAAACCAGGGGAAAAGCCATAGAACTCACACTCCTCCGGCTACTCCTCCGGCGACAAGAGACTTGCAGATACCGTAAAAGGCATGGCTGGGCGCCTTAACTTCTTCACTGGCGAGCTTCGCCTCCTCTGCGAGGTTCACAATCGTCGAAACTGCAGACTCGCCGGTTTTCACGTCCTCTGAGGCCATCGCCGGAACCCTATGGACAGACTCCGACGGTGACTGTGCGTAGCGATCAATGATTATTGGTGATCTCAGGGCTTGGCCTTCGCATTTCAGAGAGACAGATAAATGGAGGCGTACAGGGGCAGCAGAGGGTGAAGGACAGCAGCGGTCCCAGCGGAGCAATAAACGATTTTATGGTTATGAGGCTTCGAATATATGAAAGGGTAtttatgtaaatataaataCTAAAGGATAATTAGTCACCAATAATTCAAAATATAGAAACAAAACTATTTTTCCCGGTTCTTTTGTATATTGTTAGTAAATATCTATGTTTTCATTTAATTAGCAAAAtcgagaaaaaggaaaaaaaaaataccaataaGAGGTggctcgattgacaatcgattgtgttagacatatgtgtgtgttcAATATTCGATTTTAATTAGAAACAAATTTTTCTTATTTAGTCCATGATTATGGATAAATCGTTTGGAAATGAATTCTCCCAATTTGAGGATTAAGTTAGATTCTTTCTATTGAGACTCTATAATTTAATTGTCGAGATTTTTATCATAAATTTCTTGAAGTAGCACAAAATCTCTACAAAGTGGACTGGACCATATGATATGAAGGTGGATAACTTATtactaaaaaaacaaagaaagaaatttgGGAGGATAATTGGATAAGGTTCTTGACTTTATTCCTTATTTTTCCTTGTTAACACGTTTAGTATATGTAACAACTAGTAATTTATGGACAAAAAGTAAAATATTCGAGATTCTCAAAATATCaccacttttatttatatttttaactcGTAAgacatatattaaataatatatttataaaaaattacttGCAAATGTTTTTCAtgaaattgttttaattaatattaGCCCGTccaaacattatttttttggcTCCATCCACTTGCTAGCCCTAAGAGGAACAAAGTTGTATGTGTTCGATATATCCACCGGAACCGATAAACGCAAAGTGAACAATGTAGTTTGTTTTATGAGGGGTGTGGATTTCTTACATGCATGGTATTTCAGCAATTCGGTTTAGTTGAACATGACATATACTTCAGTTATTGCATCTGACATAACTCAACCCACAAGTGCGGGAGAGTGTTAACTATCAGTCCCACATCGATTGGAATACCCAACCATGTATGGTTTATAAAACCAAACCCATGATAGAGATTTCTCATCTGTTTAAGATTGATTATAGAGATTTCTTACCTCTAGAATGTCCATTAAGACGTTTGAAAAAGTAAAAGACGAATTTCATTTATAAGGGTCCACTCTGTGTTTTGTGAGAGACCTAATAACAACTAATGAATCTCTTGGCTTCAATATCCACGAGGAGGAAAGCCGTAGAGATGACTTCTTCTACTCCCAAAGAGGAGAATCCGAGCCCCTCCAGAGTGTTGGGAGAGTTTTGACCGTGGCAAAGAGGATGAAAGTTGAAGAATCTGGATTCTCACCGACAAATCATGGAGTAATTTGAAGGAGAGTTGACTCCTGTTGAGTAAAACTCAACAGCACAATTTGACCAAGTCTTACTCGACACCAAAAGTTGACCAACTATAGATATGTTGAATTTTTCTTGAATGAGGCCAGATAGATTGATTTAGTCTAGACAGATCAATAAATGAgatgtctcaactctcaaggcGACCAAGCAAACgcatttttcttttcctaaCAGACACTAATATCCAATCCTTTGACAAAACCCTTTAATTAGCGAGAAAGTCAAACAAACATGGTTAATCTTCTCAAGAAAAAGTCATTAATAATGGCATGGTTTTGCTTGTAAAATTCTTAAGGTCATAAAGCAATTTAATTTTAACGTACAG
Protein-coding regions in this window:
- the LOC120016278 gene encoding COP1-interactive protein 1, with product MRKHRFSESIKSFFGSHIDPEKDEELRGTKQEIEDKVKRIRKLVNEDHGEEDGVSVENSRKESLADLIDDFYEHYQSLYAHYDHLTGELRKKVHDKQDKESSSSSSDSDSDKSSKHKGDKNGKMEGEFRKMMDELKLELEAAKSEVTDLKRELIVTREEKEALDLEYQTALSRIKEADEANRDMMLEADRLTVEKSELLAEKEKLDQDLYIAGKIEAEQSQRLENIDAERHNLLVEKETAMRRIEEGEKITEDLKTTVDRLEAEKATLGQELETLKVEISGTKQQLVSADQQISNLSHNLKATEEENEILTLKVAEISKEIQQAQNSVQELLAECSQLKDKLGEREQELLTLKEMHEMHGHESSARIKELEGEIQLARSSAQELLTESSQLKDKLGEREWELLTLKEMHEMHGHESSARIKDLEGEIQLAQSSAQELLADSTQLKDKLGEREGELLMLKEMHEMHGDASLARIKELEAQVSSQELEVESLQAQIKDMELQIESKATEVQQLREENIRFLSQVSDFEKMAKHRENEISALIRRLEDNENESVSRTENLTAQINSLLADMDSLRAHRAELEVRILFESGEASTQVKGLVDQVNMLQQELESLNSQKAELEMQLEKKTQEITEQLIQVENMKEQILGMTNDQHRLHEEKESLTEQINHLQREVNSLCIQKSELEEHIKTSILENTQLREEKVGLEGNNSELQEMLKERVAELAALQEKHVNGENEASAQIISLTTQVNNFQQELDLLQKQKTEMESLIEREKQQSLETLTQLENQKTELMNQIADFTQLKNKLVEREGELLTLKEMHEMHGNESSARIKELEAQVGSQELEVESLQAQIKDMELQIESKASEAQQLREELDLLQKQKTEMESLIERERQESSEILTQLENQKTELMSQIADSTQLRNKLVEREGELLTFKEMHEMHGNESSARIKELEAQVASQELEVESLQAQIKDMELQIESKATGAQQLREELDLLQKQKTEMESLIESERQESSEILTQLENHKTELMSQIADSTQLRNKLVEREGELSTLKEMHEMHGNESSARIKELEAQVASQELEVESLQAQIKDMELQIESKATGAQQLREELALLQKQKTEMESLIESERQESSEILTQLENQKTELMSQIADSTQFKNKLVEREGELLTLKEMHEMHGNESSARIKELEAQVASQELEVESLQAQIKDMELQIEGKATEAQQLREELDLLQKQKTEMESLIERERQESSEILTQLENQKTELMSQIADSTQFKNKLVEREGELLTLKEMHEMHGNESSARIKELEAQVVSQELEVESLQARNKNMELQIEGKATEAQQLREELDLLQKQKTEMESLIERERQESSEILTQLENQKTELMSQIADSTQFKNKLVEREGELLTLKEMHEMHGNESSARIKELEAQVVSQELEVESLQARNKDMELQIEGKATEVQQLREELDLLQKQKTELGSLIERERQEYSETLTQLENQKTVLMSQIADKQRMLEEQEDASKKLTEEYKQVNGWFQEYKLNLEVAQKKIGEMAEEFRRKIEAKIQKVAELEEIIEELRRDVEVKGDELNTLVDYVRTLEVKLRLSNQKLRVTEQLLTEKEESFRDNEAKFLEEQKILEERITSLAQSLAANSEAYDKMITDVSGKVKNTMAGADIVIHKFEEDFGNYESCIVTVSKELQSAMHWVRETNNEREQLKTEISSLCMELKDKKEQESMFRERVGELEMKARKVEGEKEILIKTVQQLEMKVEVLQKITKEKDEGISGLGEEKREAIRQLCLWIDYHRSRNDYLREVLSKIPVRGRRTT
- the LOC120016280 gene encoding mitochondrial adenine nucleotide transporter ADNT1-like — protein: MASEDVKTGESAVSTIVNLAEEAKLASEEVKAPSHAFYGICKSLVAGGVAGGVSRSAVAPLERLKILLQVQNPHSIRYNGTIQGLKYIWKTEGLRGMFKGNGTNCARIVPNSAVKFFSYEQASKGILWLHRQQTGNEEAELTPLLRLGAGACAGIIAMSSTYPMDMVRGRLTVQTEKSPSQYRGIFHALSTVLREEGPRALYRGWLPSVIGVVPYVGLNFAVYESLKAWLIKTKPFGLAENNELSVTTRLACGAAAGTLGQTVAYPLDVIRRRMQMVGWKDAASIVTGDGKTRAPIEYNGMVDAFRKTVKHEGFGALYKGLVPNSVKVVPSIAIAFVTYELVKDILGVEMRISD